In Trichomycterus rosablanca isolate fTriRos1 chromosome 2, fTriRos1.hap1, whole genome shotgun sequence, the genomic window atgaaattctttcttcgcatatcccagcttgtttgtcagagcgcagggtcagccattgtacggcgcccctggagcagacagggttaagggcctttctcaaggaccctacagtggctgcataatagagcctggatttgaaccgtcaatcttccggttgatagctcaaagctctacccattaggctaccactgtccctgtaccactgtattaagccctttacacagaagggttcagtgcactgtgtgttctgaAACATTTATCTCATAACCAGAATTAAAATAATCCGCAATTTAGGCCACAGCAGtccttctgttggtctgtaccaaaAACGTAATCTTTATGTCCTCTGGCATTAATGTGTcctggctgcccaacaaccggTCAATGGATTGTGGCCTAACCATCCTCTAATCCTTGTCTGTGGGTACACACCACGACTGCTTGTGAACAccccttatcaaagtcactcacaACACatagagatggatggacggatggatggacgggtggacggacgggtgggtggatggatggatgggtgggtggacggacggacggacggacagacagatagataactttattaatcccaaagggaaaGTCAAGCACtacagcataaaaaaaaatattgagtAGGTAAGTATTACTGTACAAtacttgtaaataataaataaaacaaagatatGTAAAACATGAGATATTAGACAATTATAAAAGTGTCCTGTTCAGTAAATATTCACCGATGTGCAATGTCGGTTTCATTAACACAGTGACAGATCATGCTTaatgagtctgtcctgatagtgACTCAGTGTGCTATGATGTCCCGGCACAGTGGAGACGAGTTATACAGTGAGATCGTTGTTGGTACAAACGATTTCCTGTATCGTTCCTTCTTACAGCGGAGCTGAATGAGTCTGTGACTGAAAGTGCTCCGCTGTCTGACTAGGAGGTCATGGAGTGGGTGTGATGCATTGTCAATATGAGTAATATGAGTAACCACTAACAGTCCATTGCGCACAAATGTGATGTAGACGAGAGGGGTAAACGCTCATCTTATATCCAATTACTTGCAAAATTATTAGCCACCTTGGTAAATatttagaaagaaagaaagatatcctttatttgtcatatatacatatacagttgtacagtacaatgaaattctttcttcgcatatcccagctggtgttggaagctggggtcagagcgcagggtcagccaacttacggtgcccctggagcagacagggttaagggccttgctcaaggacccaacagtggctgcatagcagagcctggatttgaaccgccaatcttccggttgatagcccaaagctctacccactaggctaccacaggccccaatttatatattcatataaaaaTTACTACCATAAAAATGACGCCTTTACAAAGTACTTATTATATACGTATAACTGTGGAATTAACAATGTAAACTCAATTGTAAAACTTGCACAAAGACTAATAATTGAAGTGTTTGATACAAATGCTTATATTTACTCACTGGTTACCCCTTCTGCCATGATGTCAGACATTTTGCAGCAGGAGGAGAGAATGCGCATGCTGACGTGATCGACAATAAGAACCTGCAAAACAGAAGGGTAAACATGATTTTTAATTgcaaacaataaataagtaataaacaatttaataatgttcttAATCTCAGTGGTGTTACCTTCCATTCCCCATCTTTCTTCACACTCTTCAGGACTCCGTTAAGGATTtcttaaagaaattaaaaaggaaatGAAGCAATTCTGTTTCTGCTAAGATAAGtaagcaaaaacaaaataaccttacaaataatttaaactatttatttgtactacagtttgtttattaggattttaacgtcatgttttggaTACATTCAAGACAGAAGTGGTagccactcattacacacaagagTCATCAggtctcaaggttatatcgaacacagtcatggacaattttgtatctccaattcacctcacttgcatgtctttggactgtgggaggaaaccggagcacccggaggaaacccacacggacacggggagagcatgcaaactccacaactTTTTAGCAATgttactgtttatttgctgaatttGACATACTGGAATAATATAGTAAATGTGTATCATAGAAAATGCTATTGTAACGTTAATTAGATGGTGTGTGTTAACTGTTTCACTGACTAAAAAGCGTCAGGGGTGTCTAAACTTTTGCTAATAAATGCATATGACAATATGAAAATATAGAACTGTaggaataaataaagatttttattatttcaacgAAGTTCTAATGATTCACCCCGAATGAGACCTTGCATACTACCCCACTACATAGTATGTGAGTGTACCACTATAGATGGCGTACTATGTAGTAGGCTAGTATGTAGTACTGATCACTGGCTGTGTGGTGGATCACAAGACCTCAGCTGAGAGACATAAACTCCAAACATTCCCCATTCACGCTGAGatcaacattaacatttattaacattattaaagagTTAATAATGCTAACAGTATGTTGTTTATATTACTCAAATGTCACTGGACACAATTTCCTAAAACTCATACGGAAGTTCTTCTGCTCGGGTTTGTCCATCATGACGTAATTTTCTACAAAAATTCACTTTattgtattaatataaaatagtttgaCCGGTTAAAAAACACCCAACAAGTCCTGGATTATCACTGATGTAGTTTATGTGAGAGTGAATAAATACTACATGATTGTTTACTCACTCTCTCCCACCACAGCTTTCAGTCCACTCGGAGCCATTTCACACTTCCGTGTTGATAAGCTAGACTGCAGTGTGAACACTGCCGCTTTAATCATGTACAGGTCAGGCTGCCAATGTactttcaaaataaaagttaattaaaaattaaaagtctCCATAGCTGTTACCTAATGGGGCTAGGCGTTAATAAAGATAAAAGACTTAAAATTATTAcatagttaaaatatatataataatatgatcgtattaatataataataataatataatgtaataatataatattattattaatatttaacatcTCTTTCATTTCTAATTTCAAATCTATACCTGTAACTGTATCATTTTTAACTGTATACTTAAAACTGCATCTTCTTGCACACTCATCCATTTAAAACTGAATCTCCCTGCACATCCtatgatttattcatttacacatcTGCACGTGCgtttatgtattcattcatccatccatttattcaacCTCACTTGTGGTGTTGACTTGCTACAGCTATCCAATACATGTAAAATACAGGGACCTTGAAGGTCTTTATTGTTGTATATGTTCAGTTCTGTATCTGTACTGTTATTTGTACGTGATTCGGtcggtcggtctgtctgtctgactgaccACATAGTactcacacttagggcagttttagtagctccagtagCTTTTAGTAGGAAAAAAGCCACATGAAAAATGAAATCCATGTGAATAtcaggaaaacatgcaaactccacacagataaaaCCCCTGACTGTctggccagggaatcaaactgAATGCAAAAGGTGCATCCTGTATGCTTTAATTATATCTGAAATGTGTCCAGAACCTACATGTTGCGATTGGAATTGACAGGTCATAGTTTATGCAGCATTATACGGTCAAAACACACTGTGATGTCTAGGGAACTGTCTTTGGATCTCTGAGACTTAATTGTGGCAAACCATAGACCAGGGCAAGAATagaaaacaatatctaaggctttgaCTTTTCCCAGGACCACAATGGCCTCAATAATTATGAAGTAGTATAAGCTTGGCACAGACTTgaactttgattaaaaaaaaagcgcTATCTGGCCTAATTAGGCATCTGTGCAAGAAAGAACTTTACTCTAGAATGCTTGCATTGTATAAGgttacaattgtaagtcactttggataaagcattttctaaatgctataaatgaaataaacagcAGTAACAGCAACTTTCCCTTTACAACTTTACAATCAACCAGTAaaccaaatgtaattaattattagACAAGAAACACTTACTGCCAGACTTGTCTAAGTCTAAACATTACTAAATTAGAACCGTTCCAGCACTAAAAAGACTGTGTTCTCATAGTCTGATTctattatgttttgtttaaggATTTAAAATCATGTAGTAGAATAAGAAATTTTGGAGGGGGCACGGTagtttattgtatgttttaaagtTTATACCACACACCTTTTACTGTAATACTTTAacataaactaaataataaccACCATCAAAGAATCAAATGGATACAGCTATTTTATAACCATACCAGATATGAAGAGACACTTCTACCCACTTCTATCAGAAACACAGGtttaatgcacatggttttggaatggagtGTCCAAAAACCCTATGGTCAGATGTTCACAAgctttttggccatatagtttagaTTCCACAAGAACTAAAACAGTTTAGCATTACAAAAACTGGAAGACAGGTGCTTGGGTGTCACAGCAGTTTATAACCCTAGCTCACTACTGcagagatccaggtttgaatcagAGCTGTGCTGTCTGACACGACTGGCTCTGATGATTGGAGGGGGACCCTACACTGACTGAGATTTTTCCCCAAACTCCCTGAATTCTTTTTCTCAATATTATGTAATATTATTTCACAGATGGTGAAATACCTGAATTATTTGCAgtcttgcattaagaaatgttttTTGTATTGATTGATAGTTTTCTGACAAAGTTTGGCAAGTTGAGCCACAATCATTATCTcgcagattcttgtttttattgcatgttTTCAAAATGCATGAACTTTATGAATGTACATGTATCTGTGCCCAAATGGGTAGCCAGTCGTTCAACCAGATTACAGAGAATAAACATGGTATaaacatgttttgtttgtttattaggattttaacgtcatgttttacactttggttaaattcatgacaacagtagttactcattacacaagattcatcagttcacaaggttatatcaaacacagtcatggacaatttagtatctccaattcacctcacttgcatgtttttgggctgtgggaggaaaccggagcacccggaggaaacccacacgggcaccgggagaacatgcaaactccacacagaaaggacccgaaccgccccacctggggatcaaacccaggaccttcttgctgtgaggcgacagtgctacccacttagccaccgtgccgcccggtataaacatgttaaacaagaaaaaacaagtatgtttatttaaaaaataaatataaggcATCGTCTAGCAATCCATCCAACCCAGTGTTCTTATATTCTtatatgttgttgttgtatttacaAAACTGCACATTCACTGTGCCTTTTTGGAACTGTCACCATTTTACAGCTCAGTATGCAAAATTCAGGCCAAACCCAGGTGCATCATGGTGTGGCATTAGATAAGCCATAAAATCAGTCCCTTAGGGCTTCCAATTTCTCAGTACTGTTTATTCTTCTGCTGCTTCCATGGCCATTTGTTTAAGCATCTTCTGCTCTTTCCGCATTCTCATGCGCTCCTTAAACTCTTCAAGCTCTTTTCTCTGTTattgtaaagaaaaataaattcaTGTTGACTATGTGATTTTAAACCTTCATTCTAGTAGCAcaccacatacagtgtatcacaaaagtgagtacacccctcacatttctgcagatatttaagtatatcttttcatgggacaacactgacaaaatgacactttgacacaatgaaaagtagtctgtgtgcagcttatataacagtgtaaatttattcttccctcaaaataactcaatatacagccaataatgtctaaaccaccggcaacaaaagtgagtacaccccttagtgaaagttcctgaagtgtcaatattttgtgtggccaccattatttcccagaactgccttaactctcctgggcatggagtttaccagagcttcacaggttgccactggaatgcttttccacttttccatgacgacatcacggagctggtggatattcaagactttgcgctcctccaccttccgcttgaggatgccccaaagatgttctattgggtttaggtctggagacatgcttggccagtccatcacctttaccctcagcctcttcaataaagcagtggtcgtcttagaggtgtgtttggggtcattatcatgctggaacacccagtttccggagagagaggatcatgctctgcttcagtatttcacagtacatattggagttcatgtgtccctcaatgaaatgtaactccccaacacctgctgcactcatgcagccccagaccatggcattcccaccaccatgcttgactgtaggcatgacacacttatctttgtactcctcacctgattgccgccacacatgcttcagaccatctgaaccaaacaaattaatcttggtctcatcagaccataggacatagttccagtaatccatgtcctttgttgacatgtcttcagcaaactgtttgcgggctttcttgtgtagagacttcagaagaggcttccttctggggtgacagccatgcagaccaatttgatgtagtgtgcggcgtatggtctgagcactgacaggctgaccccccaccttttcaatctctgcagcaatgctgacagcactcctgcgcctatctttcaaagacagcagttggatgtgacgctgagcacgtgcactcagcttctttggacgaccaacgcgaggtctgttctgagtggaccctgctcttttaaaacgctggatgatcttggccactgtgctgcagctcagtttcagggtgttggcaatcttcttgtagccttggccatcttcatgtagcgcaacaattcgtcttttaagatcctcagagagttctttgccatgaggtgccatgttggaactttcagtgaccagtatgagagagtgtgagagctgtactactaaattgaacacacctgctccctatgcacacctgagacctagtaacactaacaaatcacatgacattttggagggaaaatgacaagcagtgctcaatttggacatttaggggtgtagtctcttaggggtgtactcacttttgttgccggtggtttagacattaatggctgtatattgagttattttgagggaagaataaatttacactgttatataagctgcacacagactacttttcattgtgtcaaagtgtcattttctcagtgttgtcccatgaaaagatatacttaaatatctgcagaaatgtgaggggtgtactcacttttgttataCACTGTAGTTACACATACtatgatagaataaatacattattatagtTATAATACACAATGCAGTCAAATACTTACATGCATTTTTTCATCCGGTGGGAAAATCTCTCTCTGGGgtaaaagaaaaaagcaaatTCAACAGGAAAAGATCACTAGTATGTCTGGTATTATCATTTAGATATTTTAATTACATCTGCACTGATTCCATTTTTGTATCTAAATGACAAACCATTTTCCCCttaaaacacttaaaagactttaTTCACAGATTTGTTGTGTTAAAAAATCAAATCTGTGACATGTTGGCTTCCTAAATTCTCATTAGGAATTATAAACAAGCCCCTGGTcctgttttttatttcatgCTATAACTAAAAGTACTTTAGCAGCTTATAATGCCAGGTACACCCTGTtctgtggttcttggattacaccCAACCCACCACATTTCAACTCATGCTTTGGCTGGAGTTTGGGTGTACATCCCAACGTTGGCATAGAGATCACTATTATACATcgtggtggaaaaacccttaataaaaTACCTCAAGGACTTTGAGATAGGATTGAGATAAGATTGAGATAGGATTAAAAGTAGAAAAGAGttttcttgtctgcagagaaggatcacacagacacggagactCAATAACAAAATGAATGTAATAACAACTGAAAAATAAGCATCCTTTTATACTTTTGTTGGTGACCTTGTAGATTCCGCCGTTAACATAGATTTCCTAGCCAGAACATAgaaactggtctaaaccagctagaactgggttttgggtGTCACACACTTCTTGTCACGTACACCAGGTGCACATCCAGCAACACTCTACtttagcagtattcttggaatattggaatatgactactggcaatcatgccttaagcatatctacattttcGAAGTAGTAACTGATGATGTATTAGTACTTTCAgtgtaaattaatatttttctctcacaacatgctttattatttttgcCGAACTAGTCATAGAAACGTCACCAGCTAACGCCAACTATAATTAATTAGGAATTAGAAGGCCATGTAActatggttttatttatttttttgtcacAGAAAAAATTGCAATGACATGTCTCTTACAAGTGTACACTTCTGATTTTAACTGTATATTAAGTGCAAATTATGTCAAAGCAGTTTATCTATGTTTTAAATTCTGGGCAAGGTTTAGTTTACTTTAGACATTAAGAATTCAGTTTTAAAAATAGCTCTCTGCCTTATAAATCAGAACAAATACAAATCtgaatatatatacaaaatgcACCTATGTAGGTgggctgtgtgtgttttgtttgtatatttagCTTAACACTGCTTTCTCGGCTCGTTTAAAGCAAAATGAGCATTTTTACTTAATATATTCACCTTTCTCTTCACTATGTACTCCTCAAAGTACTCAGCCTGGTTGGAGATCCAGAACATGGTCACAGGAAAGGACAGATACAGCATCATCTATACAGATACAACAGAATGTACAGATAAAAATCAGAAAATAACAGTAaacttatctatctataattaatacataattattactgtagctatttacatatatggtattatgtctatgtacatagtactatatatgtacataatattaataaaaataagaatatgaaTAGAAATAGGATTAGTTagttatgtattataataagaacagtaataataaagatgtgTAAATACGTGACTATACAACTATAacagttttattattactatacttacacacatacatactatcctactacatagtgcaccagTATACACTATTTGACCTGTAATAACTATAATGTTGTTATATTCATACTAGTTAGTAGTGTAGTATGTGATTcttatttgtattgtttatatttctctgtaacttgctttggcaatacgaatgtccttatttgtcatgccaataaagcttcttttgagttgagttgagttgattCCAAACCTACATCCATTAGCAAGCTTTCTAAAAGCATAGCGAACTATTTGGCATAGTTCGCATATCGACACACTATAAAACATATTTAGGAGAATTTACTCGTTAATTTTAGCTTCGCATTGAACTCTGCACTAAATGAGAGTGTTAAACTTACCCGAAATATTTCTATTTTAACCCCCATGTTTTCTTATAGCTCTGTATGTTGAGGGTCACTCGCTCAGCAACTACAACTACCGCTTTCAGATTCAGTGTCAAAATAAAAGTTCATTCTGAGGCAGTATAAATCTACAATAAATGTTTTCTCTAGTAATTTATTCCTCCTGATCCGAGGTTAAATTTTACTGattaattttactttttttccccctatttttcccactttatCCTCCGATtttcccccctaatctagtcgtgtccaattaccctaaatgcatcctctataccaggggtattcaactaaaatttgaaGAGGTCCAGTTAGGGAAAacttcttgaagcaaaggtccggaatgtttaactatatatacagtatatatatatatatagcatttagcggacacttttatccaaagcgacttacacaatgagcaattgagggttaagggccttactcagggacccaacagtggcaacttggtggtggtgaaccggcgaccttctgtttactagtccagtaccttaaccactgagctatcactgcataacatataatatatatattgatatatattatatataagtagcctagtagttgtatcaacatctgcatgtaatcaataactgactgtcaaatcaaatgtctgtttgtttattaggattataacgtcatgttttacactttggttacattcatgacaggaacggtaccCAGCTAGCAAGATAGATCTGGGCCGATTCCGGCTCAGGTTCGGCAGTGTCGGCTGTCTGTCGGCTCGGCACCccgcatctggcccgattatggctgcatgtcggcactatcggctgactgagactcggcGGAATTGCGGCACCccgcatctggcccgattatggctgcatgtcggcactatcggctgactgagactcggcGGAATTGCGGCACCccgcatctggcccgattatggctgcatgtcggcactatcggctgactgagactcaaagcaacttttttttaaaccaatataatagttgtatatgtatgtataccattattttacagtcgcttgataagcttgtttgacttgaACCAGATGTCCGTAAGCAATGATAACTGACAAGTGATTTTTAACTATTACCTTAATGTTAATACGTACATGGTGGTGAGAGATCAGTTCACTACTTCAACATGAAAGGTTCCCTGTACGCATGCGTGAGGAGCCTCGCGCACTTAGTTCAGTTTAAATAGGAAAACCGTTATTTTTTACACTGACACTGAGGATTTCAAGGTAACGTTAACTGCTGCTCTTTAGGACTAAAAACTTactaaaacattatattaaaaatactgatatattgtagtaacagaacaatatatataatcaaataatttcttatttttgataattaatttattatagcTATGTTTTAACATTAGCCAAAAATGCTAGCTTGGCAGGTACGGTAAACTAACTATCTAGCCAGCTATACATAAATATGGCAGCAAAGGCTatcaatattaatttaaaacatacacctAAAGGAAACTTACACTGATATTATAAATACGATATAAACCATCTAACAATATAGCCAAGTTATATTACacacataatattttaaaacgATTACATTAGTTACCTATACCTACAGCTGTATGCTTTTCGTGATGCCACTCCTGCTGCCTGAGTGAATCAATAAACCATTTCTAACCaggtaaacatatttaaactacagttactttttttcttattcaaATTTTGCAGTTCCACTTAATGATGGAAAAGAAATGTTGAATAAGATCCACATTGATCTGtgaaaaatagtttttgttttcattccagAATTACAGACCAGTGTCAGGAGGCAGGAGATCAGCAGTCAATTATGGCAGgacaaaacatttttataataaataaaaatacttgaataaaatattgaaaaatgtgttttggtgtacatttgtttttttctgttactgttttaattgtactctattattattattacatataattataataaagtatatatatattacagagTATTTTCATAGCAATAAGAAGCAAGAACAGTTGTAGTAGTCCCAGTGACCATTAAAGGTTACATATGGCTGGGGAAAGCCTATTAAAAATCTACTGCAGGCCAGAACTGGGCCATTATTGGCCCGATAATGATTGTTCTGGCTAGCAGGTGGTTAAGTGCTGGCATATTGCTGGCAGTCATGGCTGGGATCCGGGCAGCCGTATACGGGCCACAATCTAACCGTCATTCATTTTGAcaccgggccagatccggctgcCGGATGTGGGCCGACACAAAAAGTTCCGGCATGCCGGATATGGCCCAGAACTGGGCCATACATTTTTTGCTAGCtgggtagttattcattacacaagactcatcagttcacaagtttatatcaaacacagtcatggacaattcagtgtctccaattcacctcacttgcatgtctttggactgtgggaggaaaccggagcaccgaaggaaacccatgcagacacggggagaacatgcaaactccacacagagaggacccggaccaccccaccttatcaaacctttctcttatcaaattaggagaaaataaaaataaattgtgctccagtgggaagtaagaacagaaatgagtataaaacctttctcttatcaaattaggagaaaataaaaataaattgtgctccagtgggaagtaagaacagagatgagtctctccatcacggattaaatgctgtattttcgctgtacacgtttcttttttggagagcgtcatttgtctcctgtctcactcgtcttttctcaactttctccggcACGGTCGTCTGTATTtctcccttcgttttttctacgttcgctatctttctttttctttccaccgtcttttcacatgtaactcgcctctaactctctcatctgtagaGTTGCAGTGTTTACcgactggaatgcacagacttgattggctgagtggtgtcacgtgatctctggtgtctgtgcgttttctcatccactaaaccgctaccgtaaatggtacagaagctgcgccggttaaaatagaagcgctccgtcaggtttcaaatcataactttctgttttggctgtaggtccgggtccgtatgggacagcttctgggtccgaacccggaccgcggtccgcctgttagtgacctctgctctatactgattcgacccttcaccgctgactgaggacgcctctcaactgacatgtgccccctccggcacgtacagtcagtacagactgcatttttcacctgcacgagtcgagttcatacaccgacgggcactgtgtacagagggccacacccccatcagcattattcctcagccctgtgcaggcgccagcaggggccgcaggggccacagttgccccagttatgaggacccatgatctgacttttttctTAACCCTCTAactctgaacaacagccaatcgttgttcatgctgccgcccaacccagtcggaaagcagagctgagattcaatacgatgtattcgaaacccaactctggtgcactagcgtactttaccgctgcgccacccgagagGCTCAGatcgcctaacagcaagaaggtcctggatttgattcccactgtgtggagtttgcatgttctccccgtttgggttttctccgggagctccggtttccatccaaaaacatgcaagtaaggtgaattggagacacaaaattgtccatgactgtgtttgacatttaaaactaacagtaactatctgttctgtcatgaatgtaaccaaagtgtgtaaaacatgatactaaaaattattttatgaaacggatagttccggttctaaaatctgattggctgagccgcgttcgaagccgttgtaaaatccccgataaacgcacacctaggaccacctcacatcattccatattaatacgccactgaatagaaaaagttaatgttattttcgccctcatgttgcctagcaacactgttaatcgaactattttgcgtcgcggaagaatgctttattgtaagtttatacacaataaatacatttatgaattaaacattgttgtatttattatattttatgttgaccgccgttttataaaagcaataagccactcgagaccgtgcatt contains:
- the LOC134309187 gene encoding protein PET100 homolog, mitochondrial codes for the protein MGVKIEIFRMMLYLSFPVTMFWISNQAEYFEEYIVKRKREIFPPDEKMHRKELEEFKERMRMRKEQKMLKQMAMEAAEE